The proteins below come from a single Drosophila kikkawai strain 14028-0561.14 chromosome 3R, DkikHiC1v2, whole genome shotgun sequence genomic window:
- the LOC108082685 gene encoding uncharacterized protein produces MARRNPGAPVMGTDDIYSRVPFHRRHHSTANAMLPLIPLHLLLLLILQLLTVTTAGPVNPCAHKGMAELIRTSPVIVKALAARVFFDDLEGQAPAEDTILITLTPETIYKGASLLKVANGGAGAGDAPRASGLMSGSPGHRARGSGTGSGGSGSSWSGAESAFQYEGQLNATLQPLRCFDNNMLKMLPAELIAFGKLLPAASAASSFSTGGGGSGGVAGILAARQLQRPPVGAASDVLHISVNGLHRWTPQFENHIWKHLGWDDWSDFTLCSVTCGQGVQQRFRRCLLDNPLVDINMNLNLEDDDDEEEEEQQAEEAELTASKEACNDDAFGDGNNDILADDEDENDLLIMRATGDETLHKFDPATTTAMPPTRVHAHPSSGPVGETSGGNEPPAAGGDESVRFVTIAHNDRDAGGGEAGTVSGVGVGSRKARASNQHKKRKPAKSVALSTLLCEGYNIEQRNCNSFECSDDISDLLKFYKKLPMAEDLPTQASDASVASGYPDPYPNADFTTTGLMGTAYSPTPSTPFNMGYIRSWRNLLNFTLMVTLRAKNDTRSTAAIFSIRNATHNLYLEACQDGLRLYLERDNATEMLPVKFNLYDYRWHQVAISIQNGDFISIYVDCAWTNSFVVSKRLFTLPMDADVEIGRGFNGELQQLLVLPEHQERLQCSTKRTSINEVKRYIIDTFIEDYGGN; encoded by the exons ATGGCGCGGCGCAATCCAGGTGCACCCGTGATGGGCACCGATGACATCTATTCGCGGGTGCCTTTCCATCGTCGTCACCATTCCACAGCCAATGCCATGTTACCCCTTATTCCACTGCACTTGCTCCTGCTTCTCATCCTGCAGCTGCTGACAGTAACTACTGCGGGTCCGGTGAATCCGTGTGCCCACAAGGGCATGGCTGAGCTGATTCGCACCAGTCCCGTGATTGTCAAGGCCCTCGCCGCCCGGGTCTTTTTCGACGATCTGGAGGGACAGGCACCGGCAGAGGACACGATTTTAATAACATTAACGCCGGAAACGATATACAAGGGAGCATCCCTGCTGAAGGTGGCCAATGGCGGTGCCGGTGCCGGGGATGCCCCTAGGGCCTCCGGACTGATGTCCGGCAGCCCGGGGCATCGCGCCAGAGGCTCTGGCACGGGCTCCGGCGGCAGCGGAAGCTCCTGGAGCGGTGCTGAGTCAGCCTTCCAGTACGAGGG GCAGCTAAATGCAACCCTCCAACCACTGCGATGCTTCGATAATAACATGCTGAAAATGTTGCCGGCGGAATTAATTGCCTTTGGCAAACTGCTGCccgcagcatcagcagcatcatcCTTCTCCACCGGCGGCGGTGGGAGCGGAGGTGTGGCTGGCATCCTGGCAGCCAGGCAGCTGCAGCGACCGCCAGTGGGCGCAGCCAGTGATGTGCTGCACATCAGCGTCAACGGCCTGCACCGCTGGACGCCACAGTTCGAGAATCATATTTGGAAGCACTTGG GCTGGGATGATTGGAGCGACTTCACCTTGTGCAGCGTCACCTGCGGTCAGGGCGTACAGCAGCGCTTCCGTCGCTGTCTGCTGGACAACCCACTGGTGGACATCAACATGAATCTCAACCTggaggatgatgatgacgaggaggaggaggaacagcAGGCAGAAGAGGCTGAACTGACCGCGTCCAAGGAGGCATGTAACGATGATGCATTCGGGGACGGCAACAACGATATTCTGGCCGATGACGAGGATGAGAACGACCTGCTCATAATGCGAGCAACTGGCGACGAGACATTGCATAAATTCGACCCAGCAACAACGACAGCAATGCCACCGACCAGAGTCCATGCTCATCCCAGTTCCGGCCCCGTGGGAGAAACAAGCGGCGGTAATGAACCACCTGCAGCAGGTGGCGACGAAAGTGTCAGGTTTGTGACGATTGCACACAATGACCGAGATGCAGGAGGTGGAGAGGCAGGAACTGTAagtggagttggagttgggaGCAGGAAGGCACGTGCCAGTAATCAGCACAAGAAACGCAAGCCGGCcaagagcgtggctctgtccACGCTGCTCTGCGAGGGCTACAACATCGAGCAGCGCAACTGCAACAGTTTCGAGTGCAGCG ATGATATCAGTGATCTCCTTAAATTCTACAAAAAGCTTCCCATGGCTGAGGACCTGCCCACTCAAGCCTCGGATGCCTCAGTTGCCTCTGGCTACCCAGATCCGTATCCAAATGCGGACTTCACCACGACAGGACTAATGGGCACAGCCTACAGCCCAACACCCTCGACGCCCTTTAATATGGGCTACATCCGGAGCTGGAGGAACCTCCTGAACTTCACCCTGATGGTAACGCTGCGGGCTAAG AACGACACGCGGAGCACGGCAGCCATCTTCTCCATCCGCAATGCCACCCACAATCTGTATCTGGAGGCCTGCCAGGATGGACTGCGTCTGTACCTTGAGCGGGACAATGCCACGGAAATGTTGCCtgtgaaattcaatttatacGATTATCGCTGGCATCAAGTGGCCATCAG CATACAGAATGGCGATTTCATATCGATTTACGTGGATTGCGCGTGGACAAACAGCTTCGTTGTCTCCAAGCGACTGTTCACTCTTCCCATGGACGCGGATGTGGAAATTGGACGCGGCTTTAAT GGGGAGCTGCAGCAACTACTCGTCCTGCCGGAGCACCAGGAGCGGCTGCAGTGCAGCACCAAGCGCACCTCCATCAACGAGGTAAAGCGTTATATTATCGACACATTCATCGAGGACTACGGCGGCAACTGA